A genomic region of Bombus terrestris chromosome 12, iyBomTerr1.2, whole genome shotgun sequence contains the following coding sequences:
- the LOC100645686 gene encoding methylenetetrahydrofolate reductase: MKKFVSKHKVRDSGIDDECDNIADHFRSIDTKREMIDLRKKLQDIINIDAIFCSFEVIPVISKDLLQSFFTEMNKYHPLFYALTWHKNDMKDYLSLDIINILPNNTLLHLIAKDLTSTDVKIILKEALEHGIRNIFVLRGDSTKSNSEFSHAIDLVRFIRNQFGNIFCICVAGYPEMHPESSSKEMDLIYLKEKVDAGANFIMTQIVFEASIFIKFVNDCRNIGINIPIIPGIFPILNYTCLQKMAKICNIKIPKIILNTLECIKDNDEEVHNYAVEIATNIIKKIIASKTACGFHFFTLNKPSLSLEICDKLNIFH; encoded by the exons atgaaaaaatttGTGTCGAAACATAAAGTGCGTGATTCAGGGATTGATGACGAATGTGATAATATTGCCGATCATTTTCGGTCTATAGATACTAAACGCGAAATGATTGATTTAAGAAAAAAGCTACAAGATATAATCAACATAGATGCTATATTTTGTAGTTTCGAAGTAATACCTGTAATAAGTAAGGATCTTTTGCAAAG CTTTTTTACAGAAATGAATAAGTATCATCCACTTTTTTATGCATTAACATGGCATAAAAATGATATGAAAGATTATTTGTctttagatataattaatatactcCCAAATAACACGCTCCTTCATCTTATAGCTAAGGATTTAACTTCCACTgatgtaaaaattatattaaaggaAGCATTAGAACATGGCATACGTAATATTTTTGTGTTAAGGGGTG atTCAACAAAGTCAAATAGTGAATTTTCACATGCAATTGACTTGGTACGTTTTATACGGAATCAATTTggtaatatattttgtatatgcgTTGCTGGTTATCCAGAAATGCATCCAGAATCATCGTCTAAAGAAATGGAtttgatttatttgaaagaaaaa gtTGATGCTGGTGCAAATTTTATTATGACACAAATTGTCTTTGAagcaagtatttttattaaatttgtgaATGATTGTAGAAACATTGGAATTAATATTCCAATTATCCCAGgtatttttccaattttgaaTTATACATGTCTCCAAAAAATGGCCAAAATTTGTAATATCAAAATacctaaaattattttaaatactttggaATGTATAAAAGATAATGATGAAGAAGTACACAATTATGCAGTAGAAATAgctacaaatattataaaaaaaattattgcaagtaAAACTGCTTGTGGATTCCATTTCTTCACATTAAATAA